CGGCGCAATGACGACCAGCGCTTCGAAATCATTGTTGAACGCCCGCTTCTTGAGAAGCTCGGCGGTTTGGGCGGCGAAGCGGTCCTCCTCCAGCTGATGGAAATCGGTTTCCTCATAGCTGCTTCGGCCATTGCCGACGCTCGAAAAGGTCGAACCCGGCGCATCAGTCGATTGCACGCGATCGGGCGGATTATCCTGTTCGCGTACGCGCTCGACCTGCAGGTTCGGATATTCTTCGTCCCCGTCGTTGCGGAGGAACAGCATCTTTCGTCCGTCGGCGACGACGACAAAGGCCTGATGCGGAACCTGCATGACATTTCTCCTTGTTATTGCGGTTGCCGGTTCAACGCGCGGCATCGTCGCGGGTTTCGGTAGAAGACCGGGTTGCGCAGCAACATCGGCCCGGCCATAGCGCTGCGCCATGCACGACATCCGCTTCATCCGCGAAAATCCCGAAGCCTTCGACGCCGGACTCGCGCGTCGGGGCGCCGCTCCGCTTGCCGCCGAACTGATCGCGCTCGACGAAAAGCGTCGCGCGATCATCACCGAGCTGCAGACCGGCCAGGCCCGCCGCAACGAAGCCTCCAAGGCGATCGGCGCGGCCAAGGCCAAGAAGGACGAGGAGACGGCGCAGGCGCTGATGGCCGAGGTTTCCGAGCTCAAGACGCGGCTGCCGCAACTCGAGACCGAGGAAAAGACCATTGGCGCCGATCTGGATGCGCGACTCGCCGCCATCCCGAACCTGCCACTCGCCGATGTTCCGCAGGGCGCGGACGAGGACGAGAACGAACTGGTCGCCACGCACGGCACGCCGACCGAATTCGCCTTCGCTGCGAAGGAGCATGACGAAATCGGTCCCGACCTGGGCCTCGATTTCGAAACCGGGGTAAAGCTCGCCGGCACGCGCTTCACGCTGCTGCGCGGACCGATCGCGCGGCTCTATCGCGCGCTCGGGCAATATATGCTCGATACGTTGACCGGCGAACATGACTATGAAGCGGTCGTGCCGCCGCTGATGGTCCGCGACGAAGCGATGTTCGGCACCGGCCAGCTTCCGAAATTCGCCGAGGATCTGTTCCAGACCACCGACGGGCGCTGGCTGATCCCGACCGCCGAAGTCAGCCTGACCAACATCGTCGCGCAGGAAATTCTGGCCGAAGAGGAACTGCCGCTGCGCTTCACGGCGCTCACCCCCTGTTTCCGCTCCGAAGCAGGCGCGGCGGGCCGCGATACGCGCGGCTTCATCCGCCAGCATCAGTTCGACAAGGTCGAGATGGTGTCGATCACCACCCCCGATCAGTCCGAAGCCGAGCATGAGCGGATGACCGGCTGCGCCGAGGCACTGCTCAATGCGCTCGGCCTCCCCTTCCGCCGGATGAAGCTCTGCACCGGCGACATGGGCTTTTCCGCCGCGCGCACCTACGACCTCGAAGTGTGGCTCCCCGGCCAGGGCCGCTATCGCGAGATTTCGAGCTGCTCGACCTGCACCGATTTCCAGGCGCGCCGGATGAACGCCCGCTTCCGCGCCGAAGGCGAAAAGGCGACGCGCTTCGTCCACACGCTCAACGGCTCGGGCCTCGCGGTCGGCCGCACGCTCGTCGCGGTGATCGAGAATTACCAGAACGAGGACGGTTCGATCACGGTGCCCGAGGTTCTGCGCGATCGCATGGGCGGGGTCGAACGGCTGGAGACCGTGGCGTGAAACGAGACATGGACCTTGTTAGGGCCATTCTTCTCGCGGTCGAGGCGAAGCCATCTCCCGAAGGGCTCAGGATCGAGGAACTTGATGTCCCTCACTATCCCGACTCATCGGAACGCAGAAAACATCTCGTAATGATGGCTGAGGCTGGCTTCTTCGTTCATGAACCTAGCAAGAGCTCAACGAACCCAGACCGAGTGATCACCACCCAGATATTCGATTTATCTTGGGCCGGGCATGAGTATTTGGACGCGATCCGGGATCCAGAAATCTGGAAACGAACAAAAGAGGGCACGCGAAAAATCGGAAATAGCAGCTTTGAGTTCGTAATCGAGTTGGCCAAGGCTTACGCAAAAAATACGCTTCGCGATCTCGGGTTGCCGGGGTTCTGATGCGCGTCCTCCTCACCAACGACGACGGCTATCACGCGCGCGGACTGGCGGTGCTCGAGGAAATCGCCGCGCAATTCGCCGACGATATATGGGTGGTCGCGCCCGCCGACGAACAATCGGGCGCGGGCCATTCGCTCACCCTCACCCGCCCGCTGCGCATCCGCCAATTCGGCGAAAAGCGCTTCGCGGTATCGGGCACGCCCACCGATGCGGTGATGATGGCGCTTGCCAAGATCATGAAGGACAATCCGCCCGATCTGATCCTGTCGGGCGTCAACCGCGGCGCCAACCTCGCCGAGGACGTGACCTATTCGGGCACCGTATCGGCGGCGATGGAAGGGGCGCTGGCGGGCGTTCGCTCGATCGCGCTCAGCCAGGTCTATTCGCGCGAGGGCATGGGCGACACCGTTCCCTTCGCCGCCGCGCGCGAATGGGGTGCAAAGGTGATCGCGCCACTGCTCGACATGAACTGGGCACCGCGCACGCTGATCAACGTCAATTTTCCCGCGCTGCCGCCCGAGGAAATCAGGGGAATCCGGGTCGTTACACAGGGACTGCGCGACTATGGCCGCTTGCAGATCGTCACCAATCGCGATCCGCGCGGCTTCGAATATCACTGGTTCGCGCTCGGCCCGACAGTGGAAACGCCCGCCCATTCGACCGATCTCGAAGCCATTCAGGACAGCAAGATCGCAGTCACGCCGTTACATCTGGACCTGACGCATCGCGATTCTCTCGATATGCTTACCGAAGCGTATCGATAACATCCGCTCAGGGGGGGACGATGGTTCGATTGAGGAACTGGGCGCCACTGCTGCCTGTCGCCGCCGCTCTGGCGGGGTGTATTCCCTCGACCACGACACGCGGCCCGGGTCCCAGCGAACCGGCACCGCCCCGCCGCGGCAGCGAGGTCCGCACCCTGCCCGCCGCGCCGCCCGCATGGGAAGCGCAGCCGGTAAACGCCGATGCGCGCAGCGTACCCGCCACCACCTACATCGTCCGCCGCGGCGACACACTTCGCGGCATTTCGAACAGGACCGGCGCGGGATCCGAAGCGATCGCGCGCGCCAACGGCCTGCGGCCGCCATTTACCATCTTTCCCAACCAGCGGTTGACCATACCCGGCGGGCGCTATCACACCGTCCACGAAGGCGAGACGGGCATCGCGATCGCCCGCGCCTATGGAGTCGACTGGGGCCGGATCGTCGCGCTCAACGACCTCGATGAGCCCTATATCCTGCGCACCGGCATGCGGTTGCTCATCCCCGGCACCGGCAGCGGATCCGGCGACGAAACGCTCGAGGAACGCGCGGCGCGCTTTCACGTCGACATCGACGATATCGTCACCGGCGGCGAACCCGCGCTAGCCCACGACGAACGCCCGGCACAGCCGACCGCCTCGTCGGCGCGGGTCCTGCCCTCCGGCGCCGCGGTTGCCGAGCCCGAGCATATGCGCGGCGGTTTCCAGTGGCCCGCGCACGGCGAGATCATCGGGCGGTTCGGCCCTGGCCAGAGCGGCGAACGCAATGACGGAATCAAGATCGGCGTGCCGCTCGACACGCCCGTACTCGCCTCCGCCGACGGCGTCGTCGCCTATGTCGGCGGGGATATTCCGCAGCTCGGCGGCGTCGTGATCCTCAAGCATGGTGACGGCTGGACCACCGTCTATGGCCATATCGGCCAGATTCTCGTCCAGCGCGGCCAGGCGGTGGAGCGCGGCCAGACCATCGGTCTCTCCGGCGATTCGGGATTCATCACGCGCCCGCAACTCCATTTCGAAATGCGCAAGGGCCGCGATCCCATCGATCCCCTCGCCAGACTGCCGCGCAACTGATGTCGAAACCGCGCATTCCCACGACTCTTCACCGCAGGTCGCGCATGCCGGTCTGGCTTTCGATCGGCTGGCGCGTCGGCGGCGTCCTCGCACTTCTGGCGCTGGCGGTGGGCGTGCATTATTTCGATCGCGAGGGGCTGCGCGACACCTATGACGGCGATGTCAGTTTCCTCGACATCATCTATTTCACGGCGATTTCGATCACCACCACCGGCTATGGCGACATCGCTCCGGTCACCGAACGCGCGCGCATGTTCGACGCGCTGGTGGTCACTCCGATCCGCATTTTCGTGGTGCTGCTGTTCGTCGGCACCACCTATAATTTCCTGCTGCAGCGAACCTGGGACAAATGGCGTATGGCGCATATCCAGCGAAATCTTCACGACCATTATGTCGTCTGCGGATTCGGCAAGACCGGGTCGGACGCAGTCGACGAACTGATCGCGCGCGGCGTTTCGGCGCAGGACATCGTCGTGATCGACGACAATACCGATTCGCTCGCCAAGGCGGAGGCCTGTGGCTGCACCATCCTGCAGGGCGACGCGACGCGCGATTCGGTGCTGGAGGACGTGAAGATCGATCGCGCCCGCGCACTGATCGTGTCGGCGGGTCGCGACGACACCTCGATCCTGATCACGCTCACCGCGCGGCATTTGTCGAAGAAAGTGCCGATCAGCGTCACCGTGAAGGCCGACGACAACGAAACCCCCGCGCGCGCCGCCGGCGCGACGACGGTCATCAATCCGGTGAGCTTCGCCGGACTGCTGCTCGCCGGATCGTGCACCGGACCGCACATCGCCGATTACATGATGGACCTCGCCTCGATCACCGGCCGCATCGCGCTCGGCGAGCGCACGGTGAAGCCCGAGGAAATCGGCAAGCCGCTTTCGCAGATCGCTACCGGCATGGGGATGCGCATCTATCGCGGCGGCAAGCCCTACAGCTATTGGGAAGACGAGGCGCAGACGCTCCAGACCGGCGACGTTATCGTCGAGATCGTGCCGCAGGGCATGGCGAAGGCGCGGCGGACAGCCGTGCCCGACGCGGTTTCGCCGGAATCCGGGAGCTAGCCCTCCCCGCTCGCCCCGAAAAACATCCGCGCGAGCAGGATCATCCCTGCCGGGAAAGTGATGGCCCACAGGGCGCCACCTGCGATCAACGCCGGAAACTGCATTTGCAGCGCGAGAAAGGGCAGCAACAGCCCGTTGGCGATCAGCGCTACTTTCGCCGCCCGGGCACCATGCGCTTCCGGCAGCGCGAGGGCCGCAGCCAATGTCGCCAGGCTCATGAAGCTGTAGCCGAGCAGGTCGACCGCAAACAGAAACGAGCGATATGGAATGAAGAGCAGCAAGGCGATGTCGCCGGTGTCGCCCGCGGCAAGGCGCGGCGATACGAAGGTCAGCTGGACGAAATAGACCAGCCCGGTGAGCGTCGCGTAGATCGCCGCGAAGGCCAGCGCCGCCAGCGCCGGCGCCTTGCGACCCTCGGGCGCCACGGCATGCAGCGCCGCCGTCAGCGCCACGAAGCACGGCCCCAGCAGCATCGACGGCAGCAACAACAGGCCGAGCCCCAGCGGCGTGCTCGCGCTGTCCGGTCCGCCTTGCGAACCGAGCATGCCCAGCCATTCGAATATCTGCGCGACGATATAGGCGAGGCTTAGCACGGCGCACGCGACCGCCGACCACAGCCCCATCCGCGTATCGAACGCGTGCCGGATCACCGGCGCGCCGCATGGCGGCGGCTGCGACACTCAGGCCGCCGCGCCGTCCGCATCGCTTCCCGCGAACAGTGCGCGATATTCGTCGAGCACGCTAGGGTCCTCGATCGTCGGCGGCGTCGCCACCGTTTCTCCGTTGGCAAGCTTGCGCAGCGTGGCGCGCAATATCTTCCCCGATCGCGTCTTGGGCAGCGCGCGAACCAGATGCACCTGCTTGAGTGCCGCCACCGGCCCCAATTCGCTGCGCACTTCGCCGACGATCGCGTCGCGAAGTGCGTCGCCCGATTCCGCGCCCGCCTTCACCACCGCGAACGCCATCGGGATCATGCCCTTCAGCGCGTCGTCGACGCCGATCACCGCGCACTCGGCGACTTCGGGCCGGGCCGCGACGATTTCCTCCATCTGCCCGGTCGACAGGCGATGCCCGGCGACGTTGATGATGTCATCGGTGCGGCCCATGATGTGGACGAAGCCTTCGCTGTCGATATGGCCCGCGTCCCCGGTCTCGTAATAGCCGGGGAACGCCGCGAAGCTCTGGCGATAGCGTTCGGGGTTGTTCCACAAGGTGCGATAGCAGCCCGGCGGCAGCGGCGTTTCGATCGCGATCTGCCCGGTCTGCTCGGGCCCGAGCGGCTTGCCCGCATCGTCGAGCACCGCGAAGCGATAGCCCGGCACCGGAAAGCCCGCGCTCCCCGCCTTGCGCCGCGTATCGCCCAGCGCGAAGCAGCTCGCGATGGCGGGCCAGCCGAGTTCTGTCTGCCACCAGTGATCGATCACCGGCAGGCGGCTATGCTCCTCGGCCCAGTGGATCGTGTCGGGATCGGCGCGTTCGCCGGCGAGGAAGATCGCCTGCAAGTCGCCCAATCCGATCAGATGGAGCAGCTTCGCCTCAGGGTCTTCCTTGCGGATCGCGCGGATCGCGGTCGGCGCGGTGAAGAAGGTCTTCACGCCATGCCGCACGATCGTCCGCCAGAACGTGCCCGCATCGGGCGTGCCCACCGGCTTGCCTTCGAACAGCACCGTCGTCGCGCCGACCAGCAGCGGCGCATAGACGATATAGCTGTGCCCCACGACCCAGCCGACATCCGACGCCGCCCAGAAGACGTCGCCTTCGCCGATGTGGTAGATATTCGCCATCGACCAGGCGAGCGCGACGGCATGGCCACCATTTTCGCGCACCACGCCCTTGGGCGTCCCCGTCGTGCCCGAGGTGTAGAGAATATAGAGCGGATCGGTCGCGGACACCGGCACGCATTCGGCGGGCTGCGCCGCTGCCAGCGCTTCGTTCCAGTCGCGATCGCGCGGCGCCGAAAGCCCGGCTTCGACCATTGGCCGCTGGAGCAGGATGACGCGATCGACGGCATGTTTGCAGCGATCGAGCGCGGCATTGACCAGCGGCTTGTAGGGGATCGTTTTGCTCCCCTCGACGCCGCACGATGCCGTCATCAGCACCTTCGGCTGCGCATCGTCGATCCGCTTGGCCAGTTCGGGTGCGGCGAACCCGCCGAACACCACCGAATGGATCGCGCCGATCCGCGCGCAGGCGAGCATCGCGAACAGCGTTTCGGGAATCATCGGCATATAGATGACGACGCGGTCGCCCTTCCCCACACCTTCGCCCGCCAGCATTCCGGCGGTGCGCGCCACCTGATCCTGCAGCTCGGCGTAGCTGATGTGCCGGATCGTGTCGGTGACCGGACTGTCGTAGATCACGGCGGTCCGATCGCCGTGCCCGGCCGCGACATGGCGGTCGACGGCGTTGTAACAGCTGTTGAGCATGCCGTCGCCGAACCAGCCGCGGCTCTCGTCCCACGCCTTGCTCGGCGCGACATCCCATTCGATTGTCTCGGCAGCGTCGAGCCAGAAGCCCTCGCGGTCGCTGCGGCTCTTGTCATAGGTGGCGGGATATTGGTTCGGCATCGCTACGGACATCTCCTCTCGCGGGGCCGGTCGCGTCGCTGCGCGGCCGGTCCCCGGCATATTTACGGACGCATCGGCGCCATGCGATCAGAAGGTCGCTTCGAGCACCACCAGCGTCGGATCGTCTTCGTCGACGCGGGCGGTGAAGCCCATTTCGCGCTCCAGTTCGATCGCCGAATGATTGTCGCGGCTCTCGATCGACATCAGCCGCTTGACGCCGCGACGCATCGCTTCCTCGGCGATGAAGGTCAGCAGCGTCCAGCCGATACCCTGGCCCTTGCGGTCCGAACGGATCGAAATCGCGACTTCGGCCGCTTCCATCGCCTTGTCACAGGCGAGCATTCCGGTCGCGAGCAATTCGCCGCTTTGCTTGTCGAACGCCAGAAAGCTCTCGGTGCGCCAGTGATCGACCTTGGTCATCGCGACAAGCTGGTCATGGCCGACATGATCGCGCGCGCTGAGAAAACGGAACCGGCGATCGTCGGGCGAAACCGATTCGAACAGCTTTTCGAGCGCGGGCTCGTCGGCCTCGGTGGCGGGGCGGACATCGATCACCAGTCCGCTGCGCGTCGTCAGCTCGGTGGGATGGTCCAGCGGCTTTTGATCGGGGGAGGTCATCTTGCAACTCCTGAAACTCACGGATGATGCGGCGCAGAATAACAGCATCCGGCGCGCGCTGCATGCGTAGTTCCCCGCATCTGTCGGGCATTGCGCCGCATCAAACCGCAACCGAATGACTCGCTTTTCGCGCGAAAATGCCTATGTCGCGCGCCAATCATGGCAACCAAACTCCCCGAATCCCCCAAGGTGGGCATGGTGTCGCTCGGCTGTCCCAAGAATCTGGTCGATAGCGAGCGTATCCTCACCAAGCTGCGCAGCGACGGCTATGGCCTTTCGGCCGATTATGCCGGCGCCGATGTCGTGCTGGTCAATACCTGCGGCTTTCTCGACAGCGCCAAGGAGGAAAGCCTCGAGGCGATCGGGGAGGCGATCAGCGAAAACGGCCGCGTCATCGTCACCGGCTGCATGGGCGACGAAGCCGAGAAGATCCGCGCGCGGTTCCCCAATGTCCTCGCCGTCACCGGCGCCCATCAATATGAGCAGGTGGTGGAGGCAGTGCACGAAGCCGCACCCGCCACGCCCTCTCCCTATGTCGATCTGGTGCCCGAAAGCGGGCTCAAACTCACCCCGCGCCACTACAGCTATCTGAAGATTTCGGAGGGCTGCAATCACCGCTGCGCCTTCTGCATCATTCCGTCCTTGCGCGGTGATCTCGTCAGCCGTCGCCCCGATGCGATCCTGCGCGAAGCCGAAAAGCTGGTCGAGGCAGGGACAAAGGAACTTCTGGTGATCAGCCAGGATACCAGCGCCTATGGCATCGACATCCGCAAGCAGCCGCGCATGTGGAAAGGCGGGGAAGTCGTCCCCCACATGACCGATCTCGCCCGTGAACTCGGGAAGATCGCTCCCTGGGTGCGGCTCCATTACGTTTATCCCTATCCGCATGTCGATCAGATCATCCCGCTGATGGCCGAGGGGCTGGTCCTCCCCTATCTCGACATCCCCTTCCAGCATGCCAGCCGCAATGTGCTCAAGGCGATGAAGCGCCCGGCCAACGAAGCCAAGGTGCTCGAACGGCTGAAGGCATGGCGCGAAATCTGCCCGGATATCACCATCCGGTCGACCTTCGTCGTCGGCTTTCCGGGCGAGACCGAAGAGGATTTCGAATATCTCCTCGACTGGCTCGACGAAGCCCAGCTCGACCGCGTCGGCGCCTTCAGCTTCGAACCCGTCGAGGGCGCGGCGGCCAACGCGCTGCCCGATCCGGTGCCCGAGGAGGTCAAGGAAGAGCGCTACGCGCGGATCATGGAAAAGACCGCCGCGATCAGTGCCGCCAAGTTGCAGGCCAAGATCGGCCGAGAGATCGACGTGATCATCGATCTGGTCGACGCCGAAAGCGGTGGTGCCACCGGCCGGTCCTCCGCCGACGCGCCGGAGATCGACGGCGAAGTGCATCTGCGCGACGCCGGACACCTTACGCAGGGCGACATCGTGCGCGTGACCGTGGAAGACGCCGACGCGCACGACCTGTTCGGCGCGCCGCTGCCGGGCTGAACGGAGGGCGGACGATGCCGGTTCCCGACACTGTCCGCGCCGAACTGCCGCCGAGCAGCTATCCCGAGCTGCTCGAAACGCTGCGCACCGGAGACATCATCCTGTGCTCGGGCACGCAGCTCTATTCGCGCTTCATCCGCTGGGGTGCGGGCAGCGCGTGGAGCCATGTTGCGATGATCCTGCGCATCGACGCGCTCGATCAGGTGATGGTGATCGAAGCGCGCGAGGAAAAGGGCGTGCGCATGCTGCCCTTCCATCGATTCCTCACCGAAGACAGTACCCCCAACCGCGTCTTTCCCGGCGACGTCGTCTTCGCGCGCCACCGCGATTTCGAAACCCACGCCGCGAATGGCGGCCTGCAGCGCATGATGCGGTTCGCCACCGACCGGCTTGGCGCGCCGTTCAGCCCGGGCGAAATCCTCAAGATCATGGCGCGCATCGTCCTCAGCCGGCTCGGCAAGCGGCTGCCCCGGATGCTGCGATCGGACGATGAATTCACCTGCGCCGAATATGTCTATCGCTGCCTTGAAGAGGTCGGCATTCATGTCGCGTGGAACGGGCTTGGCTATATCGGCCCCGCCGCCTTCGCCCGCGACGAAGCGATCCATCCCGTCGCGCGACTTTCGGAAAATCCGTTCCCCGAGGAGGGAGCCGTCCGACGCGCGAAACGCCGCGCCGCATCGCACAGCGGAGCCGAGCAGCGCACGACCGGTGGCTAAT
This genomic interval from Sphingosinithalassobacter tenebrarum contains the following:
- a CDS encoding host attachment family protein, producing the protein MQVPHQAFVVVADGRKMLFLRNDGDEEYPNLQVERVREQDNPPDRVQSTDAPGSTFSSVGNGRSSYEETDFHQLEEDRFAAQTAELLKKRAFNNDFEALVVIAPPQTLGELRKNYHKEVESRLIGELDKDLTGHSIADIEKALMRAD
- the serS gene encoding serine--tRNA ligase, which gives rise to MHDIRFIRENPEAFDAGLARRGAAPLAAELIALDEKRRAIITELQTGQARRNEASKAIGAAKAKKDEETAQALMAEVSELKTRLPQLETEEKTIGADLDARLAAIPNLPLADVPQGADEDENELVATHGTPTEFAFAAKEHDEIGPDLGLDFETGVKLAGTRFTLLRGPIARLYRALGQYMLDTLTGEHDYEAVVPPLMVRDEAMFGTGQLPKFAEDLFQTTDGRWLIPTAEVSLTNIVAQEILAEEELPLRFTALTPCFRSEAGAAGRDTRGFIRQHQFDKVEMVSITTPDQSEAEHERMTGCAEALLNALGLPFRRMKLCTGDMGFSAARTYDLEVWLPGQGRYREISSCSTCTDFQARRMNARFRAEGEKATRFVHTLNGSGLAVGRTLVAVIENYQNEDGSITVPEVLRDRMGGVERLETVA
- a CDS encoding DUF2513 domain-containing protein, giving the protein MKRDMDLVRAILLAVEAKPSPEGLRIEELDVPHYPDSSERRKHLVMMAEAGFFVHEPSKSSTNPDRVITTQIFDLSWAGHEYLDAIRDPEIWKRTKEGTRKIGNSSFEFVIELAKAYAKNTLRDLGLPGF
- the surE gene encoding 5'/3'-nucleotidase SurE — its product is MRVLLTNDDGYHARGLAVLEEIAAQFADDIWVVAPADEQSGAGHSLTLTRPLRIRQFGEKRFAVSGTPTDAVMMALAKIMKDNPPDLILSGVNRGANLAEDVTYSGTVSAAMEGALAGVRSIALSQVYSREGMGDTVPFAAAREWGAKVIAPLLDMNWAPRTLINVNFPALPPEEIRGIRVVTQGLRDYGRLQIVTNRDPRGFEYHWFALGPTVETPAHSTDLEAIQDSKIAVTPLHLDLTHRDSLDMLTEAYR
- a CDS encoding M23 family metallopeptidase — its product is MVRLRNWAPLLPVAAALAGCIPSTTTRGPGPSEPAPPRRGSEVRTLPAAPPAWEAQPVNADARSVPATTYIVRRGDTLRGISNRTGAGSEAIARANGLRPPFTIFPNQRLTIPGGRYHTVHEGETGIAIARAYGVDWGRIVALNDLDEPYILRTGMRLLIPGTGSGSGDETLEERAARFHVDIDDIVTGGEPALAHDERPAQPTASSARVLPSGAAVAEPEHMRGGFQWPAHGEIIGRFGPGQSGERNDGIKIGVPLDTPVLASADGVVAYVGGDIPQLGGVVILKHGDGWTTVYGHIGQILVQRGQAVERGQTIGLSGDSGFITRPQLHFEMRKGRDPIDPLARLPRN
- a CDS encoding potassium channel family protein yields the protein MPVWLSIGWRVGGVLALLALAVGVHYFDREGLRDTYDGDVSFLDIIYFTAISITTTGYGDIAPVTERARMFDALVVTPIRIFVVLLFVGTTYNFLLQRTWDKWRMAHIQRNLHDHYVVCGFGKTGSDAVDELIARGVSAQDIVVIDDNTDSLAKAEACGCTILQGDATRDSVLEDVKIDRARALIVSAGRDDTSILITLTARHLSKKVPISVTVKADDNETPARAAGATTVINPVSFAGLLLAGSCTGPHIADYMMDLASITGRIALGERTVKPEEIGKPLSQIATGMGMRIYRGGKPYSYWEDEAQTLQTGDVIVEIVPQGMAKARRTAVPDAVSPESGS
- a CDS encoding AMP-binding protein; the encoded protein is MPNQYPATYDKSRSDREGFWLDAAETIEWDVAPSKAWDESRGWFGDGMLNSCYNAVDRHVAAGHGDRTAVIYDSPVTDTIRHISYAELQDQVARTAGMLAGEGVGKGDRVVIYMPMIPETLFAMLACARIGAIHSVVFGGFAAPELAKRIDDAQPKVLMTASCGVEGSKTIPYKPLVNAALDRCKHAVDRVILLQRPMVEAGLSAPRDRDWNEALAAAQPAECVPVSATDPLYILYTSGTTGTPKGVVRENGGHAVALAWSMANIYHIGEGDVFWAASDVGWVVGHSYIVYAPLLVGATTVLFEGKPVGTPDAGTFWRTIVRHGVKTFFTAPTAIRAIRKEDPEAKLLHLIGLGDLQAIFLAGERADPDTIHWAEEHSRLPVIDHWWQTELGWPAIASCFALGDTRRKAGSAGFPVPGYRFAVLDDAGKPLGPEQTGQIAIETPLPPGCYRTLWNNPERYRQSFAAFPGYYETGDAGHIDSEGFVHIMGRTDDIINVAGHRLSTGQMEEIVAARPEVAECAVIGVDDALKGMIPMAFAVVKAGAESGDALRDAIVGEVRSELGPVAALKQVHLVRALPKTRSGKILRATLRKLANGETVATPPTIEDPSVLDEYRALFAGSDADGAAA
- a CDS encoding GNAT family N-acetyltransferase, encoding MTSPDQKPLDHPTELTTRSGLVIDVRPATEADEPALEKLFESVSPDDRRFRFLSARDHVGHDQLVAMTKVDHWRTESFLAFDKQSGELLATGMLACDKAMEAAEVAISIRSDRKGQGIGWTLLTFIAEEAMRRGVKRLMSIESRDNHSAIELEREMGFTARVDEDDPTLVVLEATF
- the rimO gene encoding 30S ribosomal protein S12 methylthiotransferase RimO yields the protein MATKLPESPKVGMVSLGCPKNLVDSERILTKLRSDGYGLSADYAGADVVLVNTCGFLDSAKEESLEAIGEAISENGRVIVTGCMGDEAEKIRARFPNVLAVTGAHQYEQVVEAVHEAAPATPSPYVDLVPESGLKLTPRHYSYLKISEGCNHRCAFCIIPSLRGDLVSRRPDAILREAEKLVEAGTKELLVISQDTSAYGIDIRKQPRMWKGGEVVPHMTDLARELGKIAPWVRLHYVYPYPHVDQIIPLMAEGLVLPYLDIPFQHASRNVLKAMKRPANEAKVLERLKAWREICPDITIRSTFVVGFPGETEEDFEYLLDWLDEAQLDRVGAFSFEPVEGAAANALPDPVPEEVKEERYARIMEKTAAISAAKLQAKIGREIDVIIDLVDAESGGATGRSSADAPEIDGEVHLRDAGHLTQGDIVRVTVEDADAHDLFGAPLPG
- a CDS encoding YiiX/YebB-like N1pC/P60 family cysteine hydrolase — translated: MPVPDTVRAELPPSSYPELLETLRTGDIILCSGTQLYSRFIRWGAGSAWSHVAMILRIDALDQVMVIEAREEKGVRMLPFHRFLTEDSTPNRVFPGDVVFARHRDFETHAANGGLQRMMRFATDRLGAPFSPGEILKIMARIVLSRLGKRLPRMLRSDDEFTCAEYVYRCLEEVGIHVAWNGLGYIGPAAFARDEAIHPVARLSENPFPEEGAVRRAKRRAASHSGAEQRTTGG